A single Manduca sexta isolate Smith_Timp_Sample1 chromosome 11, JHU_Msex_v1.0, whole genome shotgun sequence DNA region contains:
- the LOC115446158 gene encoding protein stoned-B, which produces MLKLPKGLKKKKKGKKSKRKGEEELFTEEELEKYRREHQHQQSDVGEGSVKENEEWSKFKDLTTGVDTVLKKTQGDLDRIKSTSFFQRVPAGPKEVESVPEEKPQRPVVEITEADFPQLVQGAAADDDGDRSEFGLTDEESDEDEHDDIFDTSYVEAVERGEVKLAYVPDSPDQFQDDDIFDTSHVDALIKGHEAKTTKGKKTLDIGVAVEVLTGRIDNVTVTTKRSKRVIPGDLLLETSDNEVLPVSATVVTEPVEKSILDIDTDIPITTPIDLSVSLHTSLIQREKTEKPINTLTLDESKNEKDSDKEQEIDEFTLLAAESLECSAEVTRLESKEIKLEPVLQESWSAFEADKNESVFADCIVEDQIDVVDLYGDQDDPFDTSFADAVVPSTKLQEVRKEAVILEDDDDFDPRAEEVRVQLNNRRKSSVRIHLTNPSGVRESITSDDVVDKEEEHLSRDLLGGSTTDLTQLGHSPLDPLGVNNADIDPFDTTIVDKIVAPGKVELKLLEKELIGANPTPVYRVPSDPDFDPRADEPKKTERRASRPENLTVSKSVVFNINADETCALDTKPKVANPVTPYYTRELSITEDADEDPVSNKPVETLIKTRSSENLATEVNYSTKRRHSEHPQLNYSVSIGSKTNDIFVNEQKAISTKVLTPAPTEDIETFEEQDVDPFDTSFATAKIAPSKTELKLLAKEFSCEETDVKKSGEYDFLEPSDDFFQVKALSPEPPEAIKGDEDFDPFDTSFTGNLNPGKTELNMNEPVAPVTAEVLNPFMMADAEPEVFTGENPFAASNPFSDFGGSFEPAIGDTVPADIFGGGDVSEVGAKHFDILEDSGTQPTIENERLTKPTELELVSMTTEHTQISSVEDNSVQAPARPLPPETQNLILSVTGQMEFASSHLLDRIPPTRTPSPVSVRDIHSPSPTPEPDVEETSAVESFDVNRNKPARPPPARPPPAVRPPPPRPAPPASTATTAVPPPRPAAPEPMDDINLFDAPVPTAVKPTKEAILSLYSAPKPEERQIDFLSDDIIEDVATDAFVEMPQTGTTTMSPSEAMIVDSNDSVASPASQAPAMDAAFPNVTSPQVSTEAAPMDCSEPFTQFTLAPSHSSPFDDVVNEDFSIPKSADGEKNPFEMFGAVEDSMFTESSGDIFGVKSNEVVTEVSDKTFGNAFQDNVGEHFGGSDMESMSSDMFGGTAVAAGEADTSPFAASAGDVTTFGDRHTFDTTLTASGGEDHWADSEPGHQAFPESQDAFDAFSAKFDSTTAHQVNEGAWGEAAGAEAAPDGFEAEAFDPFLSMGAPPPPAATPRLDHQGSRDSTDDTFSVFIRPKESEAGSAEPVPVLAPPPRPQALPESPRFNPFDKSAFEMQQDELPREDVRAEGGEGGSETPPTPLFDEDVSVPLEDFPRSKYSGPGWEMHLRQPNKKKITGQRFWKKIFVKLAQQGDNPVVQLFNSAGDKEPFQELPLQACYSVSEIGAQQFDQFGKIFTVKLQYVFYKERPGVRPGQVTKAERITNKLSQFAAYAIQGDYQGVKEFGSDLRKLGLPVEHAPQVSQLFKLGSLSYEDVKQFSWCVEEALFRLAAHRDRALTYKMEEVQVTAVDELYVEQDAEGSVQKQIARVRLFFLGFLSGMPDVELGVNDLRRQGKEVVGRHDIIPVVTEEWIRVEDSEFHACVQAEEFTKSQIIKFKPPDACYIELMRFRVRPPKNRELPLQLKAVWCVTGNKVELRADVLVPGFASRKLGQVPCEDVAIRFPIPECWIYLFRVEKHFRYGSVKSAHRRTGKIKGIERFLGTVETLQESLIEVTSGQAKYEHQHRAIVWRMPRLPKEGQGAYTTHNLVCRMALTSYDQIPEELARHAYVEFTMPATQVSHMTVRSVSLQEHDGDPPEKYVRYLARHEYTVGIERSAGQAAPAYALAATADPAPAAAPAPAPAPVPQPPSSDSDSE; this is translated from the exons ATGCTAAAATTACCCAAAGGTcttaaaaagaagaaaaaaggaaaaaagtCAAAGAGAAAAGGTGAAGAAGAATTATTCACGGAAGAAGAATTAGAGAAATATAGAAGAGAACATCAGCACCAGCAGTCGGATGTCGGTGAGGGGTCTGTCAAGGAAAACGAGGAATGGTCCAAGTTTAAAGACCTAACTACCGGCGTCGACACCGTTCTCAAAAAGACTCAGGGCGATTTAGATCGCATCAAATCCACATCATTCTTTCAACGTGTACCGGCTGGCCCTAAAGAAGTCGAGTCTGTTCCCGAAGAGAAACCCCAGCGGCCAGTGGTTGAGATCACCGAGGCCGACTTTCCGCAGCTGGTGCAGGGCGCGGCGGCCGACGACGACGGCGACCGCAGCGAATTTGGCCTCACTGACGAAGAGTCTGACGAGGACGAGCACGACGACATCTTCGACACTTCGTATGTAGAGGCGGTTGAGCGTGGGGAAGTGAAGCTCGCCTACGTACCGGACTCACCCGACCAGTTCCAAGACGACGACATCTTCGACACCTCGCACGTCGACGCTCTCATCAAAGGTCACGAAGCCAAAACcacaaaaggaaaaaaaaccTTGGACATCGGAGTCGCCGTTGAAGTTCTCACCGGTAGAATCGACAACGTTACCGTCACGACAAAGAGATCCAAAAGAGTTATACCGGGAGATCTGTTGTTGGAAACCAGTGACAATGAAGTGCTGCCAGTGAGTGCCACAGTCGTTACTGAACCAGTCGAAAAGAGCATATTAGATATCGATACAGATATCCCTATAACGACCCCTATAGATCTCAGTGTATCACTTCATACTTCGCTGATCCAGCGAGAGAAAACTGAAAAACCCATTAATACATTGACACTTGACGAATCCAAAAACGAGAAGGATTCCGACAAGGAACAAGAAATAGATGAATTTACGCTCTTAGCAGCGGAATCGTTGGAGTGCAGTGCAGAAGTAACGAGACTTGAGTCCAAGGAAATAAAGTTAGAACCAGTGTTACAGGAATCTTGGTCTGCTTTTGAAGCCGATAAAAACGAATCTGTTTTTGCGGATTGTATTGTTGAAGATCAAATTGATGTGGTAGACTTGTACGGAGATCAAGACGATCCGTTCGATACAAGTTTTGCTGACGCAGTTGTTCCATCCACAAAACTACAAGAAGTTCGCAAAGAAGCTGTTATTTTAGAGGATGACGATGATTTTGATCCTCGTGCTGAGGAAGTGCGTGTTCAATTGAACAATAGACGAAAATCTTCAGTACGAATTCATTTGACTAACCCTTCAGGTGTGAGAGAATCTATTACTTCTGACGACGTCGTAGATAAGGAAGAGGAGCACTTGTCACGAGATCTGCTTGGGGGAAGCACAACTGATTTAACGCAACTGGGCCATTCTCCCTTAGACCCGCTAGGCGTCAACAACGCGGATATAGATCCATTCGACACTACGATTGTCGATAAAATCGTAGCTCCAGGCAAAGTGGAATTGAAACTTTTGGAAAAGGAACTGATCGGCGCTAACCCGACACCAGTGTACCGGGTGCCAAGTGACCCTGATTTCGATCCACGAGCTGACGAGCCTAAGAAAACAGAAAGACGCGCCTCTCGACCTGAAAACTTAACGGTAAGCAAAAGTGTGGTGTTCAATATAAACGCTGACGAGACTTGTGCTTTGGACACAAAACCGAAAGTTGCCAATCCAGTGACTCCGTACTATACTCGCGAACTCTCTATTACCGAAGACGCTGACGAAGACCCAGTTTCTAACAAGCCCGtcgaaacattaataaaaacgcGCTCCTCTGAAAATTTGGCCACTGAAGTAAATTACTCTACAAAGAGGCGGCATTCAGAGCATCCGCAACTAAATTATAGCGTAAGCATCGGATCCAAAACCAACGACATATTCGTAAACGAGCAAAAAGCAATTAGTACTAAGGTGCTGACGCCGGCACCTACAGAGGATATCGAAACATTTGAAGAACAAGACGTCGATCCATTCGACACCTCTTTTGCGACTGCTAAGATCGCTCCGAGCAAGACTGAGCTAAAATTACTGGCGAAAGAATTTTCGTGTGAAGAAACCGACGTAAAAAAGTCTGGTGAATACGATTTTTTAGAACCTTCTGATGACTTTTTTCAAGTAAAGGCTCTTAGTCCTGAGCCGCCTGAAGCGATTAAGGGCGACGAAGATTTCGACCCATTCGATACCTCGTTTACCGGAAATCTTAATCCTGGTAAAACTGAG ttaaatatgaacgaGCCTGTGGCACCCGTGACAGCAGAGGTGCTTAATCCATTTATGATGGCGGATGCGGAACCGGAAGTGTTCACAGGGGAAAATCCGTTTGCTGCGAGCAACCCATTTTCAGATTTCGGTGGCAGTTTTGAACCCGCTATCGGTGACACTGTTCCAGCAGACATTTTTGGCGGAGGTGATGTATCGGAAGTGGGGGCAAAGCATTTCGACATTTTGGAAGACTCAGGAACTCAACCCACGATAGAAAATGAACGGCTCACCAAGCCCACCGAGCTCGAACTTGTCTCTATGACGACGGAACACACGCAGATTAGTTCCGTGGAAGACAATAGCGTACAGGCCCCCGCCCGTCCTCTACCGCCTGAAacgcaaaatttaattttgagtgTGACTGGCCAAATGGAATTTGCTAGTTCCCATCTTCTGGATCGCATACCGCCGACGCGCACGCCGAGTCCTGTGTCGGTCCGTGACATTCACTCGCCGAGTCCCACACCTGAGCCGGACGTAGAGGAGACGTCGGCCGTGGAGAGCTTCGACGTAAATCGCAACAAGCCAGCGCGGCCGCCGCCTGCGCGTCCCCCTCCCGCCGTGCGCCCACCACCACCGCGCCCCGCACCGCCAGCATCCACCGCAACCACGGCTGTACCGCCACCACGACCCGCTGCGCCGGAGCCCATGGACGATATCAACTTGTTTGATGCACCAGTTCCTACCGCAGTGAAACCGACCAAAGAAGCAATACTAAGTTTGTATTCAGCACCAAAACCAGAAGAAAGGCAGATTGATTTTTTGAGTGATGATATTATAGAAGACGTAGCGACTGATGCTTTTGTGGAGATGCCTCAGACCGGCACTACCACGATGTCGCCATCGGAGGCGATGATCGTAGATTCGAATGACTCGGTTGCAAGTCCGGCCTCCCAAGCTCCAGCCATGGACGCTGCGTTCCCTAATGTGACCTCACCTCAAGTGTCTACCGAGGCGGCACCGATGGATTGCTCGGAACCATTTACTCAGTTCACATTAGCGCCCTCCCATTCTTCTCCTTTTGATGACGTCGTGAATGAAGATTTTAGTATTCCAAAATCAGCAGATGGCGAGAAGAATCCTTTTGAAATGTTCGGTGCAGTTGAAGATAGTATGTTCACTGAGTCTTCAGGCGATATTTTTGGTGTGAAATCAAATGAAGTCGTTACAGAAGTTAGTGACAAAACATTCGGCAATGCGTTTCAAGACAACGTCGGGGAACATTTTGGGGGTTCTGATATGGAAAGTATGAGCAGTGATATGTTCGGCGGCACGGCAGTTGCTGCCGGCGAGGCAGACACGAGCCCGTTTGCTGCTAGTGCCGGTGATGTTACTACTTTTGGCGACCGTCATACGTTCGACACCACACTTACAGCTTCAGGTGGCGAAGATCACTGGGCTGATTCCGAACCTGGACATCAAGCATTTCCAGAGAGTCAGGACGCCTTCGATGCTTTCTCTGCCAAGTTTGATTCGACAACAGCCCACCAAGTTAACGAAG GAGCATGGGGCGAGGCAGCGGGCGCAGAAGCTGCGCCGGACGGGTTCGAGGCGGAAGCGTTCGACCCGTTCCTGAGCATGGgtgcgccgccgccgcccgccgccactCCGCGCCTCGACCATCAGGGCTCCAGGGATTCTACGGATGACACCTTTTCCGTTTTTATCAG GCCAAAAGAGAGCGAGGCGGGGAGCGCGGAGCCGGTGCCGGTGctggcgccgccgccgcggccgCAGGCGCTGCCCGAGTCTCCGCGCTTCAACCCTTTCGACAAGAGCGCGTTCGAAATGCAGCAGGACGAGCTGCCGCGCG AGGATGTGCGCGCGGAGGGGGGTGAGGGAGGCAGCGAGACTCCGCCCACGCCGCTGTTCGACGAGGACGTGTCTGTGCCGCTGGAAGACTTCCCGCGTTCCAAGTACAGCGGCCCGGGCTGGGAAATGCACCTGCGACAACCCAACAAAAAGAAAATCACCGGACAGAG GTTCTGGAAGAAGATCTTCGTGAAGCTAGCACAGCAGGGCGACAACCCTGTAGTCCAGCTATTCAATTCTGCCGGCGACAAGGAGCCGTTCCAGGAGCTGCCACTGCAGGCGTGCTACTCAGTGTCCGAGATCGGCGCGCAGCAGTTTGACCAGTTCGGCAAGATCTTTACCGTCAAGCTGCAGTACGTGTTCTACAAGGAGAGGCCCGGCGTCAG GCCCGGACAAGTGACGAAGGCGGAGCGTATCACCAATAAGCTGTCGCAATTCGCGGCGTACGCGATCCAGGGCGACTACCAGGGCGTGAAGGAGTTCGGCAGCGACCTGCGTAAGCTGGGCCTGCCCGTGGAGCACGCCCCGCAG GTGTCCCAGCTGTTCAAGCTGGGCTCGCTGTCGTACGAGGACGTGAAGCAGTTCTCGTGGTGCGTGGAGGAGGCGCTGTTCCGACTGGCGGCGCACCGCGACCGCGCGCTCACCTACAAGATGGAGGAGGTGCAAGTCACCGCCGTGGACGAGCTCTACGTGGAGCAGGACGCCGAGGGCTCTGTACAGAAGCAGATCGCGCGCGTCAGACTCTTCTTCTTGGGATTTCTCAGCG GCATGCCAGATGTTGAGTTAGGTGTGAACGACCTCAGGCGTCAGGGCAAGGAAGTGGTGGGGCGCCACGACATCATCCCCGTAGTCACCGAGGAGTGGATCCGCGTCGAGGACTCCGAGTTCCATGCCTGCGTGCAAGCTGAGGAGTTCACCAAATCTCAGATAATCAA gttcaaaccccccGACGCGTGCTACATCGAGTTGATGCGGTTCCGCGTGCGACCGCCCAAGAACCGTGAACTGCCGCTGCAACTGAAAGCGGTGTGGTGCGTCACCGGCAACAAG GTGGAGCTGCGCGCGGACGTGCTGGTGCCGGGGTTCGCGTCGCGCAAGCTGGGCCAGGTGCCGTGCGAGGACGTCGCCATCCGCTTCCCCATCCCCGAGTGCTGGATCTACCTGTTCCGCGTCGAGAAGCACTTCCGCTATGGCTCGGTTAAGTCTGCCCACAG GCGCACCGGCAAGATTAAAGGCATTGAAAGATTCCTGGGCACTGTGGAGACGCTCCAGGAGTCTCTGATCGAAGTGACGTCGGGCCAGGCCAAGTACGAGCACCAGCACCGCGCCATCGTATGGCGCATGCCTCGCCTGCCCAAAGAGGGACAAG GTGCGTACACCACCCACAACCTGGTGTGTCGCatggcgctgacgtcgtacGACCAGATCCCCGAGGAGCTGGCGCGGCACGCGTACGTGGAGTTCACGATGCCGGCGACGCAGGTGAGCCACATGACCGTGCGCTCGGTGTCGCTGCAGGAGCACGACGGCGACCCGCCCGAGAAGTACGTGCGCTACCTGGCGCGCCACGAGTACAC CGTGGGCATCGAGCGCAGCGCGGGGCAGGCGGCGCCGGCGTACGCGCTCGCGGCCACCGCCGACCcggcgcccgccgccgcgcctgcgcctgcgcccgcgcctGTACCGCAGCCGCCATCCTCCGACTCGGACTCGGAGTGA